In one Drosophila pseudoobscura strain MV-25-SWS-2005 chromosome X, UCI_Dpse_MV25, whole genome shotgun sequence genomic region, the following are encoded:
- the LOC117184902 gene encoding uncharacterized protein yields the protein MAARLNEIPVELRGQGPPAAETCENEREDEAAADQDSTKSERKEKNEKAPQAPGHNNNHGEYRAEVEMLKLQIELLKLQSEREGRREGRGENTTPAANNDAGVMLLNAAKDMLPTYHGNISGNNDDVTTWIAQFKAVAKVNKLKDEKLLMLLMSKLKDKALVWLHSSPEHMSLPIDQLLNVMEDTFHPKESKLLLRRKFESRSWARGEEFSMYFNAKVSLASRIVIDDEEFIDGVIEGIPDVGLRRQAHMQCFGAPYQLLKAFEKIMLPKKYGSTEGANTGASPTPIRCYNCNSLGHVAGECRKPKRERGACYGCGSMSHRDTWCHCVTVTKRSTRLPHRLREPNKFYEVIVSRAPVGK from the exons ATGGCAGCGAGACTTAACGAAATACCAGTAGAGCTGCGGGGACAGGGACCACCGGCAGCCGAAACATGCGAGAACGAGAGGGAAGATGAGGCAGCCGCAGATCAAGACTCGACGAAGAGCGAACGCAAAGAGAAGAACGAAAAAGCACCGCAAGCGCCtgggcacaacaacaaccacggcGAATATCGAGCAGAGGTTGAAATGTTAAAACTGCAAAtcgagctgctgaagctgcagagcgagagggagggaAGGAGagaagggagaggagagaacacaaCACCAGCCGCCAACAATGACGCTGGCGTCATGTTGCTAAATGCCGCCAAAGACATGTTGCCAACATATCATGGCAACATTTCTGGAAACAACGATGACGTCACAACTTGGATCGCGCAGTTTAAGGCCGTCGCAAAAGTGAACAAACTGAAGGATGAGAAGCTACTAATGCTGCTAATGTCGAAGCTTAAGGACAAAGCATTGGTGTGGCTGCATTCGAGTCCGGAGCACATGTCGCTGCCAATCGATCAATTGTTGAACGTCATGGAAGACACTTTCCATCCCAAGGAAAGCAAACTGTTGCTCCGTCGCAAGTTCGAGTCCCGTTCATGGGCACGTGGCGAGGAGTTCTCGATGTACTTCAACGCCAAAGTGTCGCTGGCATCCCGCATAGTCATTGACGACGAGGAGTTTATTGACGGAGTCATCGAAGGTATCCCAGATGTAGGCCTGCGTAGGCAAGCCCACATGCAGTGCTTTGGCGCTCCATATCAACTACTCAAGGCGTTCGAGAAGATCATGCTGCCAAAGAAGTACGGTTCAACTGAAGGGGCAAACACTGGAGCCTCGCCAACACCCATTCGCTGCTACAACTGCAACTCTTTGGGCCACGTGGCAGGGGAGTGCCGCAAGCCCAAGCGCGAAAGAGGAGCGTGCTACGGATGCGGCAGCATGAGTCACCGTGACACCTGGTGTCACTGTGTCACTGTGACGAAAAGAAGTACAAG ATTGCCTCATCGACTCAGGGAGCCCAATAAGTTTTATGAAGTTATCGTGTCTAGAGCACCAGTCGGAAAATAA